The sequence below is a genomic window from Providencia rettgeri.
GTGCTGGTTGGTTCAAAAGCGGTATTAGAACTCCATCAAGAACATCTCAGTGAGCAGATGTTTATTAAGGATGCTCATCAATTAGCCGAGTTTGGTTCTGAATCTCAAGAAAGTCTTTTTGATGATGAAGGGCTCGAATTGAACTGGCAAGGCAGTTTACCAGAAGAAGAACTTTCGACTGTATTAACACGACCAAAAGACAGGGCATTGCTCTATGCCCCTATCTTAGCTTGCACCATAGACCATATGATGGGAGCAACAGAAACCACTCGAGGTGGGCGCTATATTCTTCCCTATCTGCGCTTAATGTCATCTGACTTAGTTATTGATGAGATTGATGATTTTACAGGAGATGATTCTAAAGCCATCGGGCGTTTAGTCTATTTAGCGGGCGCATTGGGTAGAAAGGTCATGATCTCATCCGCAACTATCCCCCCTACATTGGCTCTTTTCTATTTTAAGGCTTATCAACTGGGTTGGCGGGTTTATGCGCTTAGCCAGCAAAAATCACCGCAAGTGGGCTGTATTTGGGTGGATGAGGGACAATATGACAGTAAAAAAGATAAATGTACCCACTCATGCCATATTGCAACGATCACTGCGGCAGATGAAGAAGAAACACTCAATTATTATCGCCAATACCATCGTACTTTTATTGAAAAACGTATTAAGACGCTTAAATCACAAGTTGCACGACGTAAAGCATTTATTGTACCTATGCAAAAGGAACAAGGTTCTGACCAACAAACACACTATTTTTCTCACATTCAGCAAGGGATCTTAAGGCTGCACCAAGCGCATTCATGTACTGAAATGCAAACTCAGCTTCAAGTTTCCTTTGGCGTCGTGCGTGTCGCCAATATTTCGGTTTGTGTTGCATTAACCCATCATTTATTAGCGAGTGAATGGCCGGACGGGGTAGAGATTCGCACCATGGCCTATCATAGCCAGCAAGTGTTGCTATTACGTCATGAGCAAGAAAAACACCTTGATGCTGTATTGAAGCGTAAAGAAAAAGTAGGAGAGCAACCTAATGCTTTCCAAAATCCAGTTATTCGGCAGCATATTGACCACGTTCACCAGCAAGGCCAAGCGAAACACCTTATTTTTATTCTAGTGGCGACGCCTGTTGAGGAAGTTGGACGTGATCACGATTTCGATTGGGCGGTGATCGAACCTTCATCTTATCGCTCTATCATTCAGATGGCAGGGCGGGTTCGTCGGCACCGAGAGGGGGAAATAACCCACCCCAACGTCGCTTTGCTGCAATACAACTGGAAAGGATTCATTGAAGAAAAGCCACTGGATGTTTTTTGTAAACCGGGTTATGAAAATGGCAATCTAAGTCTTCGTTTGTCCACCCATGACCTGTGTGAGCTAGTGGATGAACAGCAACTATTAAAATCTGTCGATGCAGTACCTAGAATTCAACAAATCGCGAATTGGAAAAATCAGCAAAATAACAACTTGGCTTGTTTAGAGCATGCATCTATCGAACAATTGATGGGGGATGTGGCAGAAACGCCTATGCCTAAAACAACCGTGAAAACGCGATCTTCTCATTTATCAAAAATAGAATTATCTAAAAATAGGCCGCCTGTGCTTTGGGGGTATACCTCTGGGGCTTTGGGGCTAACAGCGCTTTCTCAGCAATTTTTTTCATTTAGAAAAAGTGAGCCGACAATTTGTTTATCTCTAATTTTATCAGCAAAAAATAAACTGCATTTTTGTGAATATGAGAAGGACAGTGGTTGGGTAAAAATTGATGGGGCATACGGGATAAATTTGCAACCACTTGCAGAGTCATTAAAACGCAGGCTATGGCTAGTGCGCGATTATCAGCAATCTTTAGAAAACCGTGAAAATGAATACCAGTCAGCGGAACAGCTTTCTCAGCGCTATGGGGAGATCAGTTTTATACCACGTAAAAAAAGTGGCATTCATTTTTATTATAACGACCAAATGGGACTCAGCACGTTTAATAATTCCAAGTAAAAACTCCAGTCACAAGGACCATTTACTATGTTAGATCCAGCAATAGAGGCCTTTTTTGCAGAGCGCAAAGAGGGATGGCTTAAAAAAATACAAAAGCATCAATGAGTGACAATGAAATGCGGCAATTGCAACAGGAATGTGATGCCATTTTTTCATTGCCACAATGGTTGCCGAATGCGGCAAAGCGAGCAGGGCAAATATCGTTATCAACCCACCCCTGTACTTTTAGCCACCCAAGCTCTAGAAAGAATAAAAATGGTTATGTTACTGCGATATTAGCGAATTCAGCTTGGAAAAACGAAGGGTTTTTACGCACTGGAAACGTGATTGTGCAAACGGATGCATTAGGTAATGCAGCAGCCCTTGATGTGTATAAATTTCTTACGCTTGAATTGCAAGATAGCAAAACATTATTGGCTCATATTGAGGATGAAACCGCATTAGCAAAAGAGTTGCTTAGCCATGGAAATGAACACTACCAAGTTCTTAGGGATGGGTTTCTTGAGATGATTGGGGTAGATAATACGGTAGTGACTAGTTCGAAAATCAAACAAGTTTATTTTCCTGTTTGGCTAGAGGATAGCGAATATCACTTATTATCACCATTAACACCATCAGGCTTAGTTTTCGAACTGCGTAAACGCATTGATGCTATTCGATTTTCTGAACAAACTAAAGCACTGCGAGACTTAAAACGTAAAGGGGAATTTAGCGACATTGGCTATCAAGAGATTTATGGTCTTACAACCATTGGCTATGGGGGAACTAAGCCACAAAATATTTCCGTGCTCAATAACCAAAATGCGGGTAAGGCTCATTTGTTACCCTCACTCCCTCCTAAAATAGCGCAACGAAAGCTGCGTTTGCCTACCTTCGATTTCTTTTCAAATACATTGGACCCTTGGCGGGTAAAAGAAAGCTTAGAGGCTTTTCATCGCTTAATTTCACTACCAAAAGAGCAGCGTGGTAGCCGTTTTATTGAATATCGTAATAGACGTATTCAAGAATACTTAGACTACATTATGTTAACTATGTGGGAAGTCCGGCGTGAATTTGAACAAAATGGTATTCAATTACCAGCCCAGCTTGTAAAAGAGCAACAGATTTGGTTGTTTCCTGATCAACAGCGGCGCAATCACTCAGATGAATGGTTAGAAAGGTTGGTTAGCCTTATTGCCCAGCAATTTATGTGGCATTACAAAAAAGTGTTGGGGAAAAAAGCGATTCGTTTAGGGAATGATGAACTTGCGGCTATCGCGGAAGTTATTGCCCTCAATAAGGAGCTATTACGATGACGCCAACTTATATACTCAAACTTCCTCGCATCAAAATACACAATGCCAATGCGTTATCTAGCCCTTATACCATTGGCTTTCCTGCCATGACGGCTTGGTTAGGGTTTATGCATGCCCTAGAACGAAAACTCCGCGCTGCAAGTGAATTGGATATTATTCTTGATTCTCTGGCCGTGATCAGCCACCGCTGTGACTTACAAACCTACCGTGGCGCTAATGATTATGTGAGTTCCATTGTGGGGACGGGGAATCCATTAAATAGCGATGGGACTCGTTCAGCATTTATCGAAGAAGCCCGTTGCCACTTAGAGGTTTCTTTATTGATTAAGTATGCCATTAACCAAAATGGTGAGATTGAAGCACTGCCTGAGCATTCAGCCATACTGGATATGATCCATGACTTGGTAATGACAATGAAATTAGCCGGGGCGATATTCTGTCACTGGCGAAGCCAACGACACATATCCTGCCGTTTGAAGATGCAGATGGAAAAGATATGCAAGCTTTACTGAATAGTGTCATGCCCGGCTATGCCCTGATTGAACGTCGTGACTTAATGATTGAGTCTATGGATAAAGGACAAGATGCAATGGATGCCTTACTGGAACATGTGGTTGTGGAAAATAATTGTGTTGAAGTTGAAGAGAAAAATGGGCACAAGGCGTCATTTGAATGGCGGACTCAACGTAAAACAGCAGGCTGGATTGTGCCTATCTCAACAGGATATCAAGGTATTTCCCCGTTAGGGCAAGCAAAAAACCAGCGAGATCCAGAAGTCCCTCACCGATTTGCAGAAAGTATCGTCACACTTGGCGAATTTGTTTTGGTAAACCGTATTAACAACATCAATGCAATATTATGGGAATACGGCTATGACGAACTTAATAACCTTTATTTATGCCAACAAGTGGCAGCTAACTTTATTTCGAGTGGAGAGTAACGAATGGCGAAGAATAATGATGTTGCATCGGTTTTAGCATTTGAAAAAAAACTGGTTCCATCGGACGGTTATTTCTATGGTACTTGCTGGGATAATAAATCGCAATTTGCGCCGTTATCATTACAAGAGAAATCAGTAAGAGGAACGATTTCAAACCGCCTTAAAGGCGCGGTAAAAAATGATCCGTTGAAGCTCAACTCTGAAGTAGAAAAAGCCAACTTACAGACGGTGGATGCCTGCGCGTTAGGGACTGAACAAGATACTTTAGTTCATCAATTCACTTTAAAAGTACTTGGTGGCGTTGAAACCCCATCGGCTTGTAATAACGCATTATTCAAACAAAGCTATGCAAAAGCGGCTAAAGATTACATTGAAAAGCAAGGCTTCCAAGAACTAGGTCGCCGTTATGCACAAAACATCGCCAATGGGCGCTTTTTATGGCGCAATCGCGTGGGAGCTGAACAAATCGAGGTGGTTGTCAACGTCCTCAATAAAGGGCAGCCCATGGAATGGGTGTTTGATGCCACACAATATAGTATTCATCAATTTGATGCTAAAGATGAAAAAATCACACAGTTGGCGGAAAAAATTTCGGCGGCCTTAGCCCATCCTCAAGGAGCCTTATTACTGGAAATCACCACTTATTCTCAACTCGGTAAAGCGCAAGAAGTCTATCCAAGCGAAGAGTTGGTGATGGATAAAGGCAAAGGGGATAAAAGTAAAATTCTCTATCATGTGAATGGGCATGCTGCGATGCACTCACAAAAAATTGGTAATGCTTTGCGATCGATTGATACATGGTACCCTGCGTATGGTAGCGAAAGTGGCGCCGGGGCTATTGCAATTGAACCCTATGGTGCGGTGACTAACCTCGGTACGGCTTATCGCACACCAAAAGATAATCAGGACTTTTATACTCATTTTGATAAATGGGCTCGGGGTGAAAAACTGCCACGTATTGAAGATGAACACTATGTAATGGCGGTTTTAGTGCGTGGCGGTGTATTTGGTGAAAGTGACAAATAAGGTGGGCTATGAATTATTATCAGGAGGTCACTTTATTGCCGGACACCACTATTCCATTGGATTTTCTCTGGCAAAAAGTTTATCAGCAAATACATATTGCGCTAGTGGATAATAAAACGTCTCAGGGGCAAAGTGCGATTGCAGTTGCCTTTCCTGAATACGGTAGCGTGGGGTTTCGCTTAGGTAGAAAAATTCGTTTGCATGCGACAACACAAGGTGAACTTGAACAGTTAAATGTGCAAAAGTGGTTAGTACGGTTAATGGATTACGTGCATATTAAATCGATTCAAACCGTACCTGAACAGCATATTCAAGTCAGTTATATTCGAAAGCATGTAAAAGGCCAGCGCCGAATTGAAGCTGATATGCAGCAAAAAGCACGGTTATGGTCCGAAAAGTCAGGGCAACCATTAGCACAGTGTTTACAGGCGTTGTCTGCGAGCAAACCGAAAGCGAACAATCGCTTGCCATTTCTTTGGGTTGAAAGTTTACATGCCAGAGATAAGCAAGCAGAAAGCCGACCTTTTCCTTTGTTTATTGAACGGTTAGACGCAGGGCAAATGCAAGTTGGGGGATTTAGTTGTTATGGTCTGAGCCAAATAACGGGTGATACTGTTTGTTTAGCAACGGTTCCACATTTTTGACCTTTGTTTTTTGCTCTTTTAAAATAAGCTAATAAATCAGTAAGTTATAATTATCAGCAAATAAAAGGGTATTTTTCAATAAATACCCTTAACTGATTGTTATTACTTTATTTTTATTTTAAAGTGCATAGTTCACCGCCATACAGGCGGCTTAGAAATACTGCCATAGAATTACCTAGAGCACGATAGCGTTCACCGCCATACAGGCGGCTTAGAAAATTTGCGCCTTCACCGTACATCACGATTGCATGTTCACCGCCATACAGGCGGCTTAGAAAAGTAAAAAGGCTTGCCCTGATTGTGATGGTGGGTTCACCGCCATACAGGCGGCTTAGAAATTATCAGTGAATGCAGGCCTGACATTATCTTTGTTCACCGCCATACAGGCGGCTTAGAAATGCATTATGACAATGTATTTACTGTGGGTGGTTGGTATGTAATACAGACGATACAATGGAATGTGATTTGCACTAAAAGACAATTTGCATTACAGTGCAAATTGCGATGAGGGAATATGTATACAGTAAAATATCATTCTGAGGCTGAAAAAGAAGCAAATGCACTACCTTTAAAAATCAAGGTAAAATATGACCGTCTAATTAAAAAATTAGAGTTATCAGCTAATAACTTAAGAGAGCCAGCGACTAAATTGCTGGGAGAGGGGTTATTTGAAATAAGAACCATGGGAAGTGAAATAGCTAGGGGGTTATGGGTTTATCACAAAGGTAAAACAATTTTTATGCTCAGGATCTTTATCAAAAAGTCACAAAGAACCCCAAAATCAGAGTTTTATTTAGCTAAGAAACGTTTATTGGAGCTACTAAACGATGAAAACACATAAAGAGCTACATGATGAATGGATGACAGATCCAGAATACCAAGCTGCTTATGAAGAAGAAATTAGAACTGAAAAATTGCAGGCAATGCTTAAGGAGTGGAGAGAGTCAGCTGGGTTAACGAAAGTTCAAATCGCTGAAATTATAGGGGTTAATCCATCAACGATTACAAGGTTGGAGAGTAATGTGAATAATGCGAGCATTAAAAGCATTGTAAAGTATGCTGCTGCATGTGGTATTAAACACCCAATAATCGCCCTTTAAGATTATCTGTTTTTATTATAATGACTGCACTGGCAGCTAAGAATTCAGTACTGACATGGTAAGTGTAGAAAAATAGTTCACCGCCACATAGGCGGCTTAGAAATTATAAGAAAATACCCATTATTTATTATTGTCTACGCTATTTTAAGATAAATTTTATTTACTTTTAATTAGTCATCCCATATTAACTTTTAATCTTTACGTTAAAAACAATTCATCTTAGATTTCTCTGCGTACCGCATTAATTAAGTAAATAGATAACTGTCAATTGACAGCTTAGAAACGAAACAAGTAATGGGTATGTTCACCGCCATGCAGGCGGATTTTTATGAGAATCGCCCGAAAAAAGTAATGGGTATAATATGTCGGTTTAATAATAGGAGAAATCAATGAATATTGAATTCAAAATAAGTTTTTATAGCTTTACCTTAATAATTAGAATTACCAAATGGTTTTATTAACTAATTAATTCATAACATATGTATCGATACTCAAACAAACAAATTAAACATCAACGATAACTGTTCGAAAGCTTGGTGGATAAGTCGTTCGGTATAGCGGGGAAGGATCGAAATAATCACCCCTAACATACTGATACCAATGGTTAAGGTGAGGGGGAAACCCACTACAAACACCGACAATTGCGGTGTCATGCGGTTTAGAATACCTAGGGCAAGGTTAAGAATGAGAAATAGTGTAATGAACGGCAGTGCTAACATTAACCCATTAATAAATATAGTATTAGCGAATTGAACAAATACCCAAAAACCATCACGATTTAATGGGGCAGTTTGAATTGGGATAAGCTCAAATGAATTGACCACAATATAAATAAGCCACAAGTGCCCATCGAAAGCGAGAAATAATAAAATAGTGATGACGTTAAATATGCGGCCTAAAATCGGCATGTTGGGCCCACCTGTCGGGTCAAAAAAGGTGGCGAAGGATAACCCCATTTGTAAACCAATCACCTCCCCCGCATGGCGCACAGCAGCAAACGCCATTTGCATTGTTAAGCCCATCGCAATACCAATCACCATTTGCTGCACAATAACCCATAACCCCATGGCAGAAAATAAGGGAATATTCACAACAGGAAGTTGGGGGGAAACAATCAA
It includes:
- the csy1 gene encoding type I-F CRISPR-associated protein Csy1, which encodes MSDNEMRQLQQECDAIFSLPQWLPNAAKRAGQISLSTHPCTFSHPSSRKNKNGYVTAILANSAWKNEGFLRTGNVIVQTDALGNAAALDVYKFLTLELQDSKTLLAHIEDETALAKELLSHGNEHYQVLRDGFLEMIGVDNTVVTSSKIKQVYFPVWLEDSEYHLLSPLTPSGLVFELRKRIDAIRFSEQTKALRDLKRKGEFSDIGYQEIYGLTTIGYGGTKPQNISVLNNQNAGKAHLLPSLPPKIAQRKLRLPTFDFFSNTLDPWRVKESLEAFHRLISLPKEQRGSRFIEYRNRRIQEYLDYIMLTMWEVRREFEQNGIQLPAQLVKEQQIWLFPDQQRRNHSDEWLERLVSLIAQQFMWHYKKVLGKKAIRLGNDELAAIAEVIALNKELLR
- the fliR gene encoding flagellar biosynthetic protein FliR, with protein sequence MLTITSETLTLWLSQGFYPFIRLLALLGTAPFFNEKQAITKVRVALAFFVVLIVSPQLPVVNIPLFSAMGLWVIVQQMVIGIAMGLTMQMAFAAVRHAGEVIGLQMGLSFATFFDPTGGPNMPILGRIFNVITILLFLAFDGHLWLIYIVVNSFELIPIQTAPLNRDGFWVFVQFANTIFINGLMLALPFITLFLILNLALGILNRMTPQLSVFVVGFPLTLTIGISMLGVIISILPRYTERLIHQAFEQLSLMFNLFV
- a CDS encoding helix-turn-helix domain-containing protein → MKTHKELHDEWMTDPEYQAAYEEEIRTEKLQAMLKEWRESAGLTKVQIAEIIGVNPSTITRLESNVNNASIKSIVKYAAACGIKHPIIAL
- the cas3f gene encoding type I-F CRISPR-associated helicase Cas3f, yielding MMVTFVSQCEKHALKRTRRVLGAFANRIGDNTWQTLITQEGLQTLQKLLRRSASRNTAVSCHWIRSRSRSQLLWVVGNKSKFNAQGHVPVNRTEKSLLGSERENNWRYLPLINGFARLAALLHDWGKASQLFQDKLNPHVKIHFKGDPLRHEWVSSLLFSALVKSQAEPQRDESWLDALVTSSWHEQQLQAWVRENNQCETPLSQLPDAASLLVWLIVSHHRLPFLASKQARLRYEGKSCDSLAELLKLVDKQWGYQNYYDEAEYSQRIHQCFEFPHGLLSESKVWQQALSQAAEHLKHQLPLLNEALENGCWRLVAEQERLCLMLGDHNYSSKEADPTWQSNIPLYANTRRLHGQSAYKQQLDEHLVNVANIAANVTEYLPFFATEPPVASDINELKHNKNATGKFSWQEDVVNTINQYRDDQHDKMQGYFIVNMASTGCGKTVANAKIMQALAEDKQSLRFILALGLRTLTLQTGDEYRHRLGVEDDNLAVLVGSKAVLELHQEHLSEQMFIKDAHQLAEFGSESQESLFDDEGLELNWQGSLPEEELSTVLTRPKDRALLYAPILACTIDHMMGATETTRGGRYILPYLRLMSSDLVIDEIDDFTGDDSKAIGRLVYLAGALGRKVMISSATIPPTLALFYFKAYQLGWRVYALSQQKSPQVGCIWVDEGQYDSKKDKCTHSCHIATITAADEEETLNYYRQYHRTFIEKRIKTLKSQVARRKAFIVPMQKEQGSDQQTHYFSHIQQGILRLHQAHSCTEMQTQLQVSFGVVRVANISVCVALTHHLLASEWPDGVEIRTMAYHSQQVLLLRHEQEKHLDAVLKRKEKVGEQPNAFQNPVIRQHIDHVHQQGQAKHLIFILVATPVEEVGRDHDFDWAVIEPSSYRSIIQMAGRVRRHREGEITHPNVALLQYNWKGFIEEKPLDVFCKPGYENGNLSLRLSTHDLCELVDEQQLLKSVDAVPRIQQIANWKNQQNNNLACLEHASIEQLMGDVAETPMPKTTVKTRSSHLSKIELSKNRPPVLWGYTSGALGLTALSQQFFSFRKSEPTICLSLILSAKNKLHFCEYEKDSGWVKIDGAYGINLQPLAESLKRRLWLVRDYQQSLENRENEYQSAEQLSQRYGEISFIPRKKSGIHFYYNDQMGLSTFNNSK
- the csy3 gene encoding type I-F CRISPR-associated protein Csy3, which gives rise to MAKNNDVASVLAFEKKLVPSDGYFYGTCWDNKSQFAPLSLQEKSVRGTISNRLKGAVKNDPLKLNSEVEKANLQTVDACALGTEQDTLVHQFTLKVLGGVETPSACNNALFKQSYAKAAKDYIEKQGFQELGRRYAQNIANGRFLWRNRVGAEQIEVVVNVLNKGQPMEWVFDATQYSIHQFDAKDEKITQLAEKISAALAHPQGALLLEITTYSQLGKAQEVYPSEELVMDKGKGDKSKILYHVNGHAAMHSQKIGNALRSIDTWYPAYGSESGAGAIAIEPYGAVTNLGTAYRTPKDNQDFYTHFDKWARGEKLPRIEDEHYVMAVLVRGGVFGESDK
- a CDS encoding type II toxin-antitoxin system RelE/ParE family toxin, encoding MYTVKYHSEAEKEANALPLKIKVKYDRLIKKLELSANNLREPATKLLGEGLFEIRTMGSEIARGLWVYHKGKTIFMLRIFIKKSQRTPKSEFYLAKKRLLELLNDENT
- the cas6f gene encoding type I-F CRISPR-associated endoribonuclease Cas6/Csy4; the protein is MNYYQEVTLLPDTTIPLDFLWQKVYQQIHIALVDNKTSQGQSAIAVAFPEYGSVGFRLGRKIRLHATTQGELEQLNVQKWLVRLMDYVHIKSIQTVPEQHIQVSYIRKHVKGQRRIEADMQQKARLWSEKSGQPLAQCLQALSASKPKANNRLPFLWVESLHARDKQAESRPFPLFIERLDAGQMQVGGFSCYGLSQITGDTVCLATVPHF